From the genome of Cryomorphaceae bacterium 1068:
AGCATCTCCATAGCGCCTGTGCGATCTCCATTCAATCTAGTGATTATGGCCATGTTGTTCTTCACAACAGGACTCTCTTCTTTAGTCATGGCATTTTCAAACATTGTTTGTGCTTGAGAAATCTCATTCTTTCTAAGGTGAATCACTCCCATATTGTTGTGTGCTCTATAGTCATCCGGGTATGTCGAAGCAGTCGTTTCGTAGATAGCATATTGCTCATTCATATCTTCAGTGAGAGTAGCAGCATAGAGCATCTCCTCAAGAGAAAGTGTGTCAGCATTTGCAGAACGTGCCAAAGCAATGATTTCTTCATCACTTCTACCTACGATATCGTAGTTCACAGTGATTTGAGATCTACGTAGTTCAGGAAGAATCTTTTCTGCAACTTCCGTGTAAGTCGCAGCTAGGTTTCTGATTTCCTCCTCGCGCTTGGTAACATCAGAGTACATCTCGAGAATTCTCAAGATCAACTCCTTGTCTGCAATGTCGGAAGCTTCCATTTTGCTTTTAAATCCTGCCCAGTCTTCGCCTTTTGGCATCAATTGGAAGAATGCCTCTTTGTCGTACTCCATTTTCGCACGATCCATCAAGCGAGAAACAGCTTTCATTGCGCTTTCAGCTCTTTCTGTTGCCAAATTCTCATTAAGACTAATTTCACCTTCCGGAGAAGCGTAAGCCATAATCTCAGCTCCTTTGAACTGGTAATCTTCGTTGCTCCCAAATTCCTTTAAGAAACTTTCGATGGCTTTGATATCCTCATCGCGAAGCTCAGAACTTCTTACGTTTGAAGAGTTTACCAAGTAGTTGATTATTGCATTCGCTTGATGAGATGTAATTCTTTCAAATTTGTCAGCACCAATGATCGGCATATCATCACTCATCACCATAAGAGGAGTAGTAATCACGCCATCCGCCAACTTATATGGCTCGAATGCTTTCTCTTTATTTCCTTGTTTTCCAAGAATGTTCAACATCAACTCAGATGTTTCCATTTCAGGAGAGTAAGCGATACGGTCAGAGTAAGTAAAGTTCTTTCCTCCTTCGTAAGGAATGACAGTGGCATTACCTGCAGCATCTTCTCCTTGATAAGAGACTGAGTCGTAAGGGGTAGATCCGCCTTCATAAGTAAGTGTTGGAGTCAATGTCACCATAGCTTTCTTACTGAAGTACTTACCGGGAAATTTACCATTGATGTTTAGCTCAACGCTATCTCCACGAACAATTAATGGCTCCGGATCAACGTTATACTCTACAGTCTCAGCATATTTTGCCATCTTGCCCAACCCACCACAGGCGGCCATAGCAAATCCGACTACGATTAAAAGTGCCGGAAATTTAAAATTCGAATGCTTCATTCGTTTGGTTTTTAAAAGGTCTTTGATTTTCCTTGTTTATTCGGTGCAAACATACATATAGTTTTTTACACAATGAAGTGATAGCAGCGGTTTTAAACCGACTTTTGCTCCGACTCAATCACCTGCTGGTGAAGACCTTTGGAACGCGGTTTTTTAATGACGGACAGCAATTTTTCATAGACGAACCGATCTTTTACGAAGTCGACCTCCGAAACATCGAGAATTAGTACCCGCATATTGTCAGATTGCTTTCTCAAAAAATCAAGGTATTTGGCTTGAACACGGCTCAAATACTCTTCTTCAATACTCTGCTCGTACCTTCTTCCCCTTTTCCTGATATTTTGAAGTAGCCTCTCGGTATCGGAATAGAGATAGACCAAAAGATCCGGCGTGGGAACGGTTTTGAACATAATATCAAAAACCTTCCTGAACAGCCGCAATTCATCTTCGTTCAAATTGGATGCTGCAAAAATCAGTGACTTACTCAATAGATAATCTGAAATTCGAACCGAGCTAAAGAGATTCCGGTCAGATCCCAGACCTGATAATTGACTGTATCGCTCAGCCAGAAAGGACATCTCCAAGGTAAAGGCATACCTTCTGGGATCAGCGTAGAATTTTGGCAAAAATTCATTGTCGGCAAATTCTTCTAAAACCAACTCCGCATTGAACTCAGATGCAAGCTTATGAGCCAAGGTCGTTTTACCCGATCCGATATTACCTTCTACCGCTATGTAGCTATAATCCATCTAACTCAATTGTACGGGTTCCGAATTGTCTTTTGATTCAAAACATAACTCCAGCATCGATTGACCAAGTAAAGGGTGTTTGTATTCAGGAGCTATATCAACCATTGGTAAAAGAACAAAATTACGAAGGTGAAGTTGAGAATGAGGAATAGTGAGCGAATCTGTTTCAATCACCTCATCGCCAAAAAATAAGATGTCGATATCAATCATTCTGGGCCTGAATGGCTCGCCTTGTTTCCTCTTCGATGTTTCTCGTCCAAGAGCCACTTCAATTTCCAGCGTTCTTTGATGAAGCTCCTCCAGACCAACCTTGGTTTGAAGGGCGCAGCACATATTTAAATACGCCCTTTCATCTACATAGCCCCAAGCCGGTGACTCGTAAATCTTGGATTTAGAAACGACCTCTCCTATCTCTCCTAACATGAGTATGGCTTTCTCTAAGGACTCCAGTCTATTTCCCAAGTTACAGCCCAAGCCCAAATAGACGGTTTGTACAGATTTTTCTTCAATCACGACTTCATCATTTCCCAGCTTCCGCTAAAATATCAGATTGACCAGTCGTGTATTTAACGAACCAAAACACGGTAAGGCAACCTACTTTTGTACAAAGGAAAAAAAAGAATGAAGCAATTTTTCAAATTCATGTTTGCAAGCCTTTTGGGAACACTGATTTCCCTGTTTGTCTTGCTATTTGTAGGAATATTAATTATCGGAGGAATTTTCTCTGCTGCTTTCAGCGATTTGGATAAATCCAATCAGGTGACAAGAGTAAAGGATAATTCCATTTTGCACATAAAGTTTGATCAGCCCATCGTAGACCGAGGACCTGATGAACACTTTAATATCAATTTCGGAGGTTTTCAATCGTCGACACCAATAGGTCTTGATGAGATCTTGGAGAATATTGATAAAGCAAAAAATGACGACAAGATCAAAGGTATCTACTTCGATGTAGCCTTTGTGCCTGCGGGGATGTCAACGACTCAAGAAATACGAAACGCCCTTCTGGATTTTAAAGAAAGCGGAAAGTGGATAGTGAGTTACAATGAAATCTTTACACAAAAAGCGCTTTACTTGAGCTCTGTAGCAGATGAGACCTATATCTATCCGGAAGGATTTATGGACTTTCGAGGATTGAATGCCGAGGTGACTTTCTTCAAAAAGCTTCTTGATGAATTGCAAATTGAACCTCAAATCATTCGTGGATCTAACAACAAGTTCAAAAGTGCTGTGGAGCCTTTCATTTTGGAAGAAATGAGCCAGGCAAGCCGCATGCAAACTACAAAATGGCTGGAATCAATGTGGGGCACAATGCTCGACGGAATG
Proteins encoded in this window:
- a CDS encoding deoxynucleoside kinase — its product is MDYSYIAVEGNIGSGKTTLAHKLASEFNAELVLEEFADNEFLPKFYADPRRYAFTLEMSFLAERYSQLSGLGSDRNLFSSVRISDYLLSKSLIFAASNLNEDELRLFRKVFDIMFKTVPTPDLLVYLYSDTERLLQNIRKRGRRYEQSIEEEYLSRVQAKYLDFLRKQSDNMRVLILDVSEVDFVKDRFVYEKLLSVIKKPRSKGLHQQVIESEQKSV
- the folK gene encoding 2-amino-4-hydroxy-6-hydroxymethyldihydropteridine diphosphokinase, producing the protein MIEEKSVQTVYLGLGCNLGNRLESLEKAILMLGEIGEVVSKSKIYESPAWGYVDERAYLNMCCALQTKVGLEELHQRTLEIEVALGRETSKRKQGEPFRPRMIDIDILFFGDEVIETDSLTIPHSQLHLRNFVLLPMVDIAPEYKHPLLGQSMLELCFESKDNSEPVQLS